TTTTGTAGTAAGCTTTCCACCTATTCCATATTCTATAATAACAAATAAACAAGGATCAAAGACTGTCatttgaagaatttgatgatgtatAAGATAAAGAAAACTAGcaaaatgcataatgaaataatGAGAAATATATACCTGGTGCAATGTAGCCAACAAATCCTTTAAGTGCATCTGTAGAAATCAAAGAATCCATGGAATTGCCGAAAATAATATTGGAAAGGCCAAAATCTGCTATGTATGAAGTCATGTCATCTCCTAATAGGACATTATTGGGCTTGAGGTCGCAGTGAATCACTTGAACAAAGCAATAATGGTGAAGATATTTCATTCCTTCTGCTATCTCCATTGCTATCCTTATTCGATCACTCAAATTTAATCTGCATCTACCACCATCTGGATGATACAACCATCTCTCTAAACTTCcatttgaaatgaatggaagaattAAGGCTTTGAAATCAAGATTGGAGCATGCTGAAATTATTTTTATTACATTGCGATGTCGAACTCTCTTTAATGCATTGCATTCTCTACTAGAACTTTGGTGAGCATGTTGATCTTGCAACTTGAGAACTTTAACAACAATATTTGTACCATTATTTAGAATTCCTTTATAAACTGACCCAAAACTACCAATTCCTAAAAGATTTTCATCACTAAACCCACCAGTTGCATCTACAAGTTCTTCATATGAAATTTTTGGAGGCCTTACATTGAGAGCAGGGGTACTAGAATGTCTACATAATATATAAgaaaatactaccaatagaagagaCATGATCAAAATTGCAATGCCTACTATGACAAGAATAATCACCTTTTTGGAGACTGATGGCTGTTTGTGATTGGAATGAGAGCATGGTGGCAAGTTTATCCATCCACCACAGAGGCCAAGATTTCCCATAACTTCTGACACATCGAGTGTTGCGAAAGCTCCTTCCTTTGGGACCTCTCCAGTCAACTTGTTTGAAGAGAGATTGAGATGTCGGAGCATTTTCATCTTTTTGAAAGTCACTAGTATCATACCTGACAAATTATTGCGAGAAAGATCCATGTATTGCAGATTTTGCAGATCTGCTAGTGATGCAGGGATTGGCCCCTCAAATGCATTCGAAGAAAGAGTTAGATATTCCAAACACTTGCAGCTTGCTAGTGCACTAGGAATGACACCCGATAAATTGTTTTGAGAAAGATCTATAGCTAAAACCATAACCATTTTACTCATTTCCAAAATAGAACCTTGCAAGAAATTGTTGGAAACATTGAAAAAAAACTTGATATTTTGAAGACCTACAACTTCAGGAGGTATGTCTGTTATTAGTTTGTTGTGGGAAAAGGCCACCCTCTCCAATGTCTTACATTTCCCTAAACTGGCAGGCATTTTACCTGATAGTTGATTGCGATAAAGAAAAAGCTCTCTTAATTGTGGAAGCTCGCCTAGACTATCTGGAATTTGTCCTGAAAGCATATTCTTACTTGGTGTCAAATATCCAAGCCTTTTTGATTGGCCAAAACTTTTTGGAATTCTTCCCTGCAAATTGTTTGACTTTAGATATAATCTTTCTAGATTTGGAAGTTTGCCGAGTGCAGATGGAATGGTCCCATTGAATCGGTTTACACTTAGAGCTAAGTCTCTCAGGTTTGTCAGGTTACCAATCTCATTTGGTATGCTTCCCCCAATTTCATTTGAGTTCAGAGCTAAAATAGATAGTGAATTTGAAAGGTGACCAACTAAAGTGGGCAAGACACCAGTGAGATGATAAAATCCCAATTCAAGAATTTCCAAGCTGGAGCAATTAGTTAACGCTCTTAGAATAGGCAAATCACTGCTTCCACTTACAAATTGATTTCCCCACAATCTTAACCGTCTCAGCTGCTGCATTTTACCAAATTCCAGGGGCAGTGTGCCGCTCAGTTGGTTGATCTCCAACTCCAGCACTTCCAGGTGAGTCCAATTCCCCACTGAGCGGGGTATTTCTCCACTGAGTtgatttttgtagaattttgaacctaacctatcctctctaaaccaactgattagcaaacaataacagcaaaaagaagaaaacacctgaagagggaaaaatagatttaaaaggtaaactgatcaaaacataacgaaataaacatgcagaatgctaaaatatcataaaaagaccatttcaccttgctattttaccttctccttcggattgagcttgatgaagtgaaggtgccccttgataatgctccacttgatgtgctccttcgattgctggatgtggatggctctccaatattgtgcacaaatgataaggatgagatgatcaagttgccaagatgatttcttgggctcaaaagggcagcataagcttactgaatttcaagatgatttgaatgaagggatggaacactattttataggaagaggagaggaaaatggatggctaggatgaattcgagatgaagggctaagatttacttgtgaggtcacacaaggtccaagagagggtgtggagaccaagaaatatgccttaaaggcatttcgtatctccacactctacaagatgcattagaggaattaaaaattctccaaaaatggatattatgggggttagaagaataaaaaggaattaaaaattccttgggagagggaaatgcctagaggaatgtaagatttcaaaaatcttacattcatctagaaaaagagcatttaaagctagtggctagatgaaaggacaaagagttgactttgtggctaatcatgatgattagccattaacgactcattaggaggggaattagaggaaatgttaggtgggatttatatttgtaggagaatttgactaaaagaataatgttaagtgagtttagggagtttctagaagaatttattaggttaatgatgaattaagaagatgatttgtaggaatcatgtaggttaactaattaattgaaattaattagctaagaggaagatttgtgaggatttgattttttagaagaataaagaaagggattgatttattaaataaatcaatcatatgctatagtgacaatattaattatatttaattaatattgagaagaattttaattaacataattaaataattaattatgtgaggaattaaaaaataattaaaataattatttttaagtgtctacattttgcctctctttgaagcgaggtgtgatgatgcattgattcaaagaataatcttgttttgatgttgatattggtttgataggatgccccggctcttgatttataaattatggtatggtgatgcccgcTTGGGAGATCAAttaaggtatttgatctttggagttttgcgaaattgatatcccgatagatttgatttgattcgattgataagatctagattcagtctagtttcaagaagaattcatcctgtataagacaaagatgatcaaagtgtctggtttgaggaaggattcatcctgtataagacatgattgatcacaacgtctggtttcagaaaggattcatcctgtataagacatgataagagcgtctggttttaggaaggattcatcctgtataagacatgatcaatcacaacgtttggtttcaggaaggattcatcctgtataagacatgattgatcacaatgaatgtctagtttcaggaaggattaatCCTGtttaagacatgattgatcacaacgaatgtctagttttaggaaggattcatcctgtataagacatgatcagagcgtctagtttgaagaaggattcatcctgtataagacatgatcagctcatctggttttaggaaggaatcatcctgtataagacatgatcagctcatctggttttaggaaggattcatcttgtataagacatgatcagatcacaatgtctagtttcaggaaggattcatcctgtataagacatgatcagatcacaacgtctagtttcaggaaggattcatcctgtataagacatgattagaatcaaaattgattatgtgaggaaaataaataaataaataaataaaggaagaaaaattagggtggaagggataaatgaggaagatatatgaagtagccgtgaggtatttggaaagaagaataagagatgtgagaccacggaggaaaatgggggcaattgagaactccatgagattattgagtttaggatttgatggaatgatggtgagattttgtgcacaacaaatgtggagagccaacctagtttgatgttgccctgagtgacttgcaccactgcttatagaaatcagaatgccatgagaaacccagggcatggactgactctgtagacaaattggaatttcttgcacacaacgatgcaagtgttaagaaaaactaatacaaagttgtgggtttgtgcaaggaaaccctcaaacacaccaatacctattctatacgagaaggtaagtgttgataaacactagtaccaagtcaccggtttatacaagaaggatctgaaacatgccatactatgaaatatgccccagtatgcacctatcagaacatacctggatatggaagaacccaggtagtcataaatagtggcatttgtagggcaaaagatgcaagcctatatgaaaaaaatctaacaaaatctaacaagtctcttccttgcgaccaaatgatacctcttgccaagagtagaactaggatggacttgggattgtttctcaagacttcttgaagcttatacagaggcatgaaagctcagtttcactgggacatttcttgttcatgacttaggcgaagactcatcatcatacgcatgttttattgggaggtggaaaagaaggaatgttgtgcatgggtgggctagatggcagatgatttgtagtatcgacttgatagacagtggatccggttatttaccttggcacccgcacagaggttttcaccaagatacttgcccatagcaccacgaattgtttttctttcttttttctaattttctcttcttcttttttttgtatcataaggtgcctatttgccaggtttgcaccaaagtgacaattttttcaggatctttttttttttttttatttatttatttatttattttttgacaatttaagactttctgaggactaagcataaaaccttttgaggtgcatgatattcattggatcatccaaaggatcgccttcaggagtagccaactgataagctcctgatccatattttgctatgattaaatatggtccaagccagttaggctcgaacttgcctttcttttctcgttcttgtagatttttctgattctccatgaggacaagatcaccaacttggaattctcaggttctgacttttttatgataactcatgcgcagacggttttgatatacccagagatgattcaaggccttgaggcacctttcatctaacaattctagctcttgtaagtgggaaattctatattcttcctctggtaggatgttttgcagtgatacccttagagaggggatctcgatctcaaggggaaggatagcttcagaaccaaatactagggaataaggagtggtgcctgtgggggtgcggatggagatgcggtaggcccacaatgcaggatggatttggaggtgccaatcacggcccacttcattgactatctttttgaggatttttattagggttttattagaagcctcagcttggccattgccttggggataatatggagtggagaagcagtgttggatgttgaatttttggtagagttctttgacatcctggttttttaaattgtttaccattatctgtgatgataacttttgggatgccatatcggcagattaggtaattcaagatgaatttggatatttgcttgccggtggtgaaagtaagagggatagcctctacccacttggtgaagtattcggtggcggtgataatgaatttatgtccattggaagatgaagggtggattttcccaatgagatcgagcccccactgtgagaagggccatggtgtaatgaatggctgcaattcttgtgacggtgcatgaatcttgtcaccatgttgctggcaagggatgcatttcttcacatagttgtatgcatcttcttccattttaggccaatagtatcctattctcaaaagttttttagccaatgtgagtccacttgagtgtgccccacagatgccctcatgtacttcgcgtaatgcccattcagcttcttgtttatctaaacaccttaggagggaaccatcaaaatgccttctgaacaaggtgtctgcaaggatggtgtaacgggtacatcggcggatgaaagtttgttgttgggttttggtgagatgtgggggaatggtgttgtctttgaggaaagcgaaggtttcttggtaccaaggggactctggaccaatgagaacacacaccatttcagattctggtaggtcgtatgtcggtataaacaattgctcaaccaagaactcacacttctgactatgtgctggcatttgaaggagggagccaatggtggccattgcatctgtagccctattgtttgttcgtgggatttgatcaaacttgattgttgtgaaatgttgcttaagatcttcaaccatggtatgatagggaaggagtttatcatcttttgtctggtattcatcattgacttgttttatgacgagctgggaattgccatagacttgtaattcctttattttccaatggatagccaagcgtaaacctatgatgagggcctcgtattttgctatgttattagtacatggaaaggctatcttgtatgatttggggatgccatctccttgaggtgtgaccaataatattcctgcccctgatccattttgagtgtaggagccatcaaaatacaatttccatgtggaggatgtggtaacagtcataatgaactcatctggtaattctgtgagaagaggatggtcgcctggaagtggagcttcagccagttgatctgcaatgacttgtcccttgattgcctttctatccacctattcaatgtcaaactcacttaagagcatgacccatttagccattctaccaatgagagcagcttttgataggagatatttaagtggatcaattttagcaattaattttgtcttgttgtttagcatatagtgtcgtagtttctatgtgttgaatactaatgccaagcatgctctttcaataggggtgtagttgagttcatatcctactaacgtctgactgatgtagtaaatggcgtgttccttcccttgatcatctgtttgcgccagcaatgcccccaatgccactgtagtagcacatatgtacaaaatgaggggttttccaggggtaggtggcatcaaaactggaggtgatgctagatattcttttaatttttcaaaggccttttgacagaggcaatcccatttgaattttgtgtcttttcgtaacaaatgtgcaaatggatggcacttgtcagctagctgtgaaatgaaacgcctgacagactggagttttccctagagactgcgtagttgtttgagagtttttagcggaggcatttccataatagcttttacttttgcgggatcaaccacaatgcctctacgggaaacaatgaatcctagtagttttcccgatgtgacgccaaacacacactttttaggatttaggcgcagcttgtatttttccaatctttcgaagatctattttataatagggatgtgctcttgtcttgtcttggatttgcctagcagatcatccacatagtcctccataattttgtgcaagaggtcatgaaaaattgttgtcattgcctgttgatatgtagctccagcatttttaaggccaaaaggtatgacccggtaacagaaagtaccccatggtgttgtgaatgcggttttatgctgatcctcatctgctatcctgatttgtttgtatccagaaaacccatccattagcaatAGCATTTCATGTTTtgttgtaagatccacaatcatatctatgtttgggagccagaaatcatctttaggacaagctatattgagatctcagaaatctatgcaaatgcggatgcccctagcaagtttgccgacaggcacaatgttggagacccattcagcatagtctatgggtttgataaattctgcgtctaacaacttttgaagttctgccttgaccaagagagaaatatgtgggtgcattttgtggagtttttgttttacaagttttgcatctgggcggatggcgagattgtgaaccaccaaggtaggatccaaccctagcatattggaataggaccatgcaaaattgattttaacctctgtaaggaagttgatgaagtcttgtttctcgattttggtgagggatttggcaatgagcacattttttggaatgactttagtgcccatgttgatgctatctgtttcttctatcaacaaatttgatttgtcctgtggaaggtaaccaatggtagggaggtcaaatccctcatcatcaagtgccttttccaagttttcactttcagatatgccctttgattttatttcttgttcatccaaaggtgcctcagggaggttttcacataggaaatcatatctttttcttttattatcttttttgttgataagggcattgacttgactaccaaagtatcccttttcgtgtagttgaataccctcaattctattaccatcttccatattttgcgttgttaggagagcaatgagagcattatcatcgatgCAGATctctaaattgggtttgtctcgttggccctagtcaatgagtttaggatggacaagatgtagctcatgtgaagtgggaggggttacgggggtgatggtattgatgtaagcatcgaagaaggtatctttctcatattcataaggcatttcatggaattcctcttcgtcagcgctttcgatatctaaagaaggactagaaggggcaccagtgatagtaatcTTAGTAATTGGTGTGTACcctaagcctctgttgtatctataggagataggatttatgggtgcttttcttccttttttgtctagtcccagaccgtgtcctttgtaacccattttttcaactatggcaaatgcttttggatacatttctttggatattcttgttggatcattgTCCTCTTctcggtacagccatgaagagatatatgcttcaaggttctcattatcaagtgggccccattgctggaaggtggtgttttggcattgcatgactggtttcgggtccttttttagctcttttggtttgccaaatgacttaggagagagagggaggtttcctattaataagacgtcctccaatttgtattctccacagccattatccaagatcttgatttgattatttggttgggatgatgtggaggcaatatttgatgtgtcagatggaagcgttggcgaaggtctatttagtgggcaatgatacggatgcttcccctctaatagtttgcaatattgaaaaggttggggatcacctttgatagtgatcactcttccattataggggaatttgatgcattggtgataggtggagggtacgacctacaaggaatgaatccatggcctcccgaggagaatgttgtaggggagatcaagatctagtacttggcaaggggtttcaattgtaatggagcgcacttgaagaggtaaggtgatcacaccctttgaaattctttctgcatcatcatatgcctttattgtgatccttcctgatgtgtctatcagatctttagaaagtcccaattgttttatcaatttgtatgtacataaattaagcccggatccactgtctatcaggatacgtttgaccttgtgcttgtggatgagagcttcaatgtgcaaaggtttgttatggtcctcatctgcgggagcatctttggagttaaatacaatgtgttgttgggcaacaaggtttccaatgagggtttgaaattgggtggcattgatgttatcaggaatgcgtgattggagaagggcttgttccaaaatttctttatggactggagaagtcttgagaagttccaaaatggagatctgcgcgggtgtcttcccaagttgatcaaggaggtcatatcggtgggtggaagacatgggtggaggcTTTGGTGGGGGAGGAAATCCTTGGATTGTGACTCTTCCTCAgtgtgtagttgcattacagtcattttggaaatgggaggtggaaggcatggcaccttgaatgactattctagccgggtTTGGTCTAcgttgggaagaaggaggattaactccttcgatggttatgacattgacatgattgtctgcaggttcaatgcgacttactaaaa
This genomic stretch from Cryptomeria japonica chromosome 8, Sugi_1.0, whole genome shotgun sequence harbors:
- the LOC131053635 gene encoding putative leucine-rich repeat receptor-like serine/threonine-protein kinase At2g24130, with product MQQLRRLRLWGNQFVSGSSDLPILRALTNCSSLEILELGFYHLTGVLPTLVGHLSNSLSILALNSNEIGGSIPNEIGNLTNLRDLALSVNRFNGTIPSALGKLPNLERLYLKSNNLQGRIPKSFGQSKRLGYLTPSKNMLSGQIPDSLGELPQLRELFLYRNQLSGKMPASLGKCKTLERVAFSHNKLITDIPPEVVGLQNIKFFFNVSNNFLQGSILEMSKMVMVLAIDLSQNNLSGVIPSALASCKCLEYLTLSSNAFEGPIPASLADLQNLQYMDLSRNNLSGMILVTFKKMKMLRHLNLSSNKLTGEVPKEGAFATLDVSEVMGNLGLCGGWINLPPCSHSNHKQPSVSKKVIILVIVGIAILIMSLLLVVFSYILCRHSSTPALNVRPPKISYEELVDATGGFSDENLLGIGSFGSVYKGILNNGTNIVVKVLKLQDQHAHQSSSRECNALKRVRHRNVIKIISACSNLDFKALILPFISNGSLERWLYHPDGGRCRLNLSDRIRIAMEIAEGMKYLHHYCFVQVIHCDLKPNNVLLGDDMTSYIADFGLSNIIFGNSMDSLISTDALKGFVGYIAPEYGIGGKLTTKGDVYSYGILILELLTRRRPTDDMFTKGINLQKWIEMHSPNRISDVVDNCLLNAHESGTSMVIECLTQFIHIGLFCTRESPQERPDMTEIVDRLNTIRGAFLGTPKTPQLPIDISPFLDNTRGINMAGSGNDEGSSTSTS